In Streptomyces thermolilacinus SPC6, a single genomic region encodes these proteins:
- a CDS encoding ROK family protein gives MVYGALDIGGTKIAGALVDGAGRLLARSQRDTPAQGSAAQLMAQVTAVLDDLAARPEWTALSCLGIGSAGPVDTAAGTVSPVNIPAWRSFPLVDRVREHPRMPAEIRPVLVGDAVAMAAAEQWTGAARAVDNALCMVVSTGVGGGLILNGALHAGRSGNAGHIGHITVDQHGPLCPCGARGCVERFASGTAIAAHALESGWTPPPGVPPTAAAVADAARTGDPRAQAAFDRAGRALAAAIAATAALVELDFVVVGGGVAQAGETLFGPIRRHLADYAALDFTRDVPVVPAGLALDAGLIGAAAAGAASAGPSRAGGSTVGDSAVRS, from the coding sequence ATGGTGTACGGAGCACTCGACATCGGGGGTACGAAGATCGCCGGTGCCCTCGTCGACGGCGCGGGGCGCCTGCTGGCCCGGTCCCAGCGGGACACCCCCGCCCAGGGCTCCGCGGCCCAGCTCATGGCGCAGGTGACCGCCGTCCTCGACGACCTGGCGGCCCGCCCGGAGTGGACCGCCCTGTCCTGCCTGGGCATCGGCAGCGCGGGGCCCGTCGACACCGCCGCCGGCACGGTCAGCCCGGTCAACATCCCCGCCTGGCGCTCCTTCCCGCTCGTGGACCGGGTGCGCGAGCACCCCCGGATGCCGGCCGAGATCCGGCCCGTCCTCGTGGGCGACGCGGTGGCGATGGCCGCCGCCGAGCAGTGGACGGGGGCGGCCAGGGCCGTGGACAACGCGCTCTGCATGGTCGTCTCCACCGGAGTGGGCGGCGGTCTCATCCTCAACGGCGCCCTCCACGCGGGCAGGTCGGGAAACGCCGGCCACATCGGGCACATCACCGTCGACCAGCACGGTCCCCTCTGCCCCTGCGGTGCGCGCGGCTGCGTCGAGCGCTTCGCCAGCGGCACCGCCATCGCCGCCCACGCCCTGGAGTCCGGCTGGACCCCGCCGCCCGGCGTACCCCCCACGGCCGCCGCGGTCGCGGACGCCGCCCGCACCGGCGACCCGCGGGCACAAGCCGCCTTCGACCGCGCCGGCCGGGCCCTGGCGGCGGCCATCGCGGCCACGGCGGCCCTGGTCGAACTCGATTTCGTGGTCGTGGGCGGCGGCGTCGCCCAGGCCGGCGAGACGCTCTTCGGCCCGATCCGCCGCCACCTCGCCGACTACGCGGCGCTGGACTTCACCCGCGACGTCCCGGTGGTGCCCGCCGGTCTCGCGCTCGACGCCGGGCTGATCGGCGCGGCCGCGGCCGGCGCCGCGTCGGCCGGACCGTCACGGGCGGGCGGCAGCACCGTCGGCGATTCCGCCGTCCGTTCGTGA
- the manA gene encoding mannose-6-phosphate isomerase, class I, which yields MDLLANTVQPYAWGSRTAIPDLLGTPPTGGPQAELWMGAHPAAPSRVDRAHGPLPLDRVIDADPLTELGAPTLRRFGPRLPFLLKLLAADAPLSVQVHPDAARAEAGFARENALGVPLDAPHRSYRDPHHKPEMIVALTRFDGLCGFRDPRQCADLLDTLALPGLRPYARTLRTRPEETAIAEVFTGFLAPPAGLPGAVARAVAAAAAHPGPYRNDLAAHAEVARAHPGDPGLLAALMLRRVELEPGEALFLGSGVPHAYLSGLGVEVMASSDNVLRCGLTSKHVDRDELVRVVRFTARPGHVLTPAAGEAGEEVYPAPVDDFRLSRFRLRGADRPRPLASGAPQIVLCAEGRAEAASAATGATLRIGPGRSLYVPASEAVSLTGEGVVFRATVGLGSAAPARGLSGTVGQQAKDTASHG from the coding sequence GTGGACCTCCTCGCCAACACCGTCCAGCCCTACGCCTGGGGCTCGCGCACCGCCATCCCGGACCTCCTGGGGACGCCGCCCACCGGCGGACCCCAGGCGGAACTGTGGATGGGTGCCCATCCCGCCGCCCCGTCCCGTGTCGACCGCGCCCACGGGCCACTGCCCCTGGACCGGGTGATCGACGCGGACCCCCTGACGGAACTCGGTGCCCCCACCCTGCGCCGTTTCGGCCCCCGGCTGCCGTTCCTGCTGAAGCTGCTGGCCGCGGACGCCCCGCTCTCCGTGCAGGTCCACCCCGACGCGGCCCGGGCCGAGGCGGGCTTCGCGCGGGAGAACGCCCTGGGGGTGCCCCTCGACGCCCCGCACCGCTCCTACCGCGACCCCCACCACAAGCCCGAGATGATCGTCGCCCTCACCAGGTTCGACGGGCTGTGCGGCTTCCGGGACCCCCGGCAGTGCGCCGACCTCCTGGACACCCTGGCCCTGCCCGGCCTGCGCCCGTACGCCAGGACGCTGCGCACGCGGCCCGAGGAGACCGCCATCGCCGAGGTCTTCACCGGCTTCCTCGCCCCGCCCGCCGGGCTGCCCGGCGCCGTGGCGCGGGCCGTCGCGGCGGCCGCCGCGCACCCCGGCCCGTACCGGAACGACCTCGCCGCCCACGCGGAGGTCGCCCGGGCCCATCCGGGCGACCCCGGTCTGCTGGCCGCCCTGATGCTGCGGCGCGTCGAACTCGAACCGGGGGAGGCCCTGTTCCTCGGCTCCGGCGTCCCGCACGCGTACCTCTCCGGACTCGGCGTGGAGGTCATGGCGAGCTCCGACAACGTCCTGCGCTGCGGCCTCACGTCCAAACACGTCGACCGGGACGAGCTGGTGCGCGTGGTCCGCTTCACCGCCCGGCCCGGCCATGTCCTCACCCCCGCGGCGGGGGAGGCGGGGGAGGAGGTCTACCCGGCCCCCGTCGATGACTTCCGGCTGTCGCGGTTCCGGCTCCGCGGCGCGGACCGGCCGCGCCCGCTCGCCTCCGGCGCCCCGCAGATCGTCCTCTGCGCCGAGGGGCGGGCGGAGGCGGCGTCGGCCGCGACGGGCGCCACGCTGCGGATCGGACCGGGGCGCTCCCTCTACGTCCCCGCGTCCGAGGCGGTCTCGCTCACAGGGGAAGGAGTGGTCTTCCGCGCCACGGTGGGGCTGGGGAGCGCGGCCCCTGCGCGGGGCCTTTCCGGGACGGTCGGCCAACAGGCGAAGGACACCGCGAGTCATGGCTGA
- a CDS encoding cellulase family glycosylhydrolase, with protein sequence MNRTLATAAGALLAVAATMVTMPAPVHAADTATAPTAGFRVAEGRLLDANGQDFVLRGVNHAHTWYPGRTPRALADLKALGANSARIVLSTGDRWTKNDTADVANVVSQCKANKLVCVLEAHDTTGYGEQSGAASLAQAVDYWVEVADAVKGQEKYVVINLGNEPHGNTGHTAWTDDTRNAVTRLRAAGFHHTLMADAPNWGQDWSNTMRDNASAVFTADPERNTVFSVHMYGVYDTAAEVRSYLTSFTTRELPIVVGEFGHDHSDGNPDEDAIMATARELKLGYLGWSWSGNGGGVEYLDLATDFDATRLTPWGQRLFHGPDGIRQTSREASVYGGTGSGDTRPPTAPGRPTASEVTATGARLTWAAATDDTGVTGYDVVRVNGSTETPVTTTTGTSATLTGLTPATSYTFAVYARDAAGNRSPRSAGASFTTAPGPSADGCAVGYRLHDWGTGLNADVTIHNTGTRPILGWRLEFAFPGGQTVTSAWNAKVVQEGTRVRATHEPWTETIPVGGSVSFGLSASSTGGDGVPAAFTLNGAACAKR encoded by the coding sequence ATGAATCGGACACTGGCCACCGCGGCGGGCGCGCTGCTCGCCGTCGCCGCCACGATGGTCACCATGCCCGCCCCGGTCCACGCGGCCGACACCGCCACCGCCCCCACCGCCGGCTTCCGCGTCGCCGAAGGCCGCCTCCTCGACGCCAACGGCCAGGACTTCGTCCTCCGGGGCGTCAACCACGCCCACACCTGGTACCCCGGCCGGACCCCCCGGGCCCTCGCCGACCTGAAGGCGCTCGGCGCCAACTCGGCGCGGATCGTGCTCAGCACGGGCGACCGGTGGACGAAGAACGACACCGCCGACGTCGCGAACGTCGTCTCCCAGTGCAAGGCCAACAAGCTGGTCTGCGTCCTGGAGGCCCACGACACCACCGGCTACGGAGAGCAGAGCGGCGCCGCGTCCCTCGCCCAGGCGGTCGACTACTGGGTCGAGGTCGCCGACGCCGTCAAGGGCCAGGAGAAGTACGTCGTCATCAACCTCGGCAACGAGCCGCACGGCAACACCGGCCACACCGCCTGGACCGACGACACCAGGAACGCCGTCACGCGGCTGCGCGCCGCGGGCTTCCACCACACCCTCATGGCCGACGCACCCAACTGGGGCCAGGACTGGTCGAACACGATGCGGGACAACGCGTCCGCCGTCTTCACCGCCGACCCGGAACGCAACACCGTCTTCTCCGTCCACATGTACGGGGTCTACGACACCGCGGCCGAGGTCCGCTCCTACCTGACCAGCTTCACCACCCGGGAACTCCCCATCGTCGTAGGCGAGTTCGGCCACGACCACTCCGACGGCAACCCGGACGAGGACGCCATCATGGCCACCGCCCGGGAACTGAAGCTGGGCTACCTCGGCTGGTCGTGGAGCGGCAACGGCGGAGGAGTGGAATACCTCGACCTGGCCACGGACTTCGACGCGACCCGGCTCACCCCCTGGGGGCAGCGCCTCTTCCACGGCCCCGACGGCATCCGGCAGACCTCCCGCGAGGCGAGCGTGTACGGCGGCACCGGAAGCGGCGACACCCGGCCGCCGACCGCCCCCGGCAGGCCCACCGCGTCCGAGGTGACCGCCACGGGCGCCCGGCTGACCTGGGCCGCCGCCACCGACGACACCGGTGTCACCGGCTACGACGTCGTCCGCGTCAACGGGTCGACGGAGACACCCGTCACCACCACCACCGGCACGAGCGCCACACTCACCGGTCTTACCCCCGCCACGTCCTACACCTTCGCCGTGTACGCGCGCGACGCCGCGGGCAACCGCTCCCCGCGCTCCGCGGGCGCGTCCTTCACCACCGCGCCGGGACCCTCCGCCGACGGCTGCGCCGTCGGCTACCGGCTGCACGACTGGGGGACCGGTCTCAACGCCGACGTCACCATCCACAACACCGGCACCCGACCCATCCTGGGCTGGCGGCTCGAATTCGCCTTCCCCGGCGGCCAGACCGTGACCTCCGCCTGGAACGCCAAGGTCGTCCAGGAGGGCACGCGGGTGCGCGCCACACACGAGCCCTGGACCGAGACCATCCCGGTCGGCGGCAGTGTGAGCTTCGGCCTGAGCGCCTCGTCCACCGGCGGCGACGGCGTCCCCGCCGCCTTCACCCTGAACGGCGCCGCCTGCGCCAAGCGCTGA
- a CDS encoding acetylxylan esterase produces MPYTDLPPDHPAARATGLPEEPTDFDAFWTETLRTAREAGGEPEIRPVPDSPLTTLDTYDVRFAGWAGQPVAAWLVVPSEAEEPLPTVITYIGYSGGRGRAVDHLLYASAGYAHIVVDSRGQGHDTPDPHPDSATHWVHGYMTRGAGSPSEHYYRRLITDCVRAVDAARVIRHVDPDRVVVQGASQGGGLALAVAGLVGDRVAGVLPDVPFLCHIRRGAETATEGPYTELVDHLRHQAPYAAERVFATLSHFDGVHFARRATAPALFSAGLMDPVCPPSTVLAAFRAYAGEKDIREWPFGDHAGGGAATAVEHLRWLSARGLAPARRR; encoded by the coding sequence GTGCCGTACACCGACCTTCCCCCGGACCATCCGGCCGCCCGTGCCACCGGACTTCCCGAGGAGCCCACCGACTTCGACGCCTTCTGGACCGAGACGCTGCGGACGGCCCGCGAGGCGGGCGGCGAGCCGGAGATCCGCCCGGTGCCCGACTCGCCGCTGACCACCCTCGACACCTACGACGTGAGGTTCGCCGGCTGGGCCGGCCAGCCCGTCGCCGCGTGGCTCGTCGTCCCCTCGGAGGCCGAGGAGCCGCTGCCGACGGTGATCACCTACATCGGGTACAGCGGCGGCCGAGGCCGGGCCGTCGACCACCTCCTGTACGCCTCCGCCGGGTACGCCCACATCGTCGTCGACAGCCGCGGGCAGGGCCACGACACCCCCGACCCGCACCCGGACAGCGCCACCCACTGGGTGCACGGCTACATGACCAGGGGCGCCGGATCCCCGTCCGAGCACTACTACCGGCGCCTCATCACCGACTGCGTACGGGCGGTCGACGCCGCCCGCGTCATCCGCCACGTCGACCCGGACCGGGTCGTCGTCCAGGGCGCGAGCCAGGGCGGCGGCCTCGCCCTGGCCGTCGCCGGTCTCGTCGGGGACCGCGTCGCGGGAGTCCTGCCCGACGTGCCGTTCCTCTGCCACATCCGGCGGGGAGCGGAGACGGCGACCGAGGGGCCGTACACGGAACTCGTCGACCACCTCCGCCACCAGGCCCCGTACGCGGCGGAACGGGTCTTCGCCACGCTAAGCCACTTCGACGGCGTGCACTTCGCCCGACGGGCCACGGCACCCGCGCTGTTCAGCGCCGGCCTGATGGACCCCGTCTGCCCGCCCTCCACCGTTCTCGCCGCCTTCCGCGCCTACGCGGGCGAGAAGGACATCAGGGAATGGCCCTTCGGCGACCACGCCGGGGGCGGGGCAGCGACCGCCGTCGAGCACCTGCGATGGCTCAGCGCACGGGGACTCGCGCCCGCACGGCGCCGGTAG
- a CDS encoding LacI family DNA-binding transcriptional regulator: MSARAPRVTINDVASRAGVSKGAVSMAFNDRPGVSRATRERIFEVARELGWAPHHTARSLSGRRAGIVGLAICRPARLLGLEPFYMEFISGIESVLTERGCSLLLRLVRDLDEEIALYEEWWRSKTIGGAILVDFQQEDPRVAPLRALGLPAVAVGHPSLTGGFPSVWTDDATAAADAVRYLAALGHRRIARVGGPAGLGHSAIRARAFEATMAELGLDGRRQVSTRFAGEEGARATRGLLLARDRPTAIVYDNDIMAVAGAAVAAEMGLVVPDDVSLLAWDDSQLCRLTHPPLSALSHDVHRFGAEVARALFEVIEGTRSGALQVPTPSLAPRGSTGPPRSRTGT, translated from the coding sequence GTGAGCGCACGCGCCCCTCGTGTGACCATCAACGACGTCGCCTCGCGGGCCGGTGTGTCCAAGGGCGCCGTCTCGATGGCCTTCAACGACCGGCCCGGGGTGTCGCGGGCGACACGGGAGCGGATCTTCGAGGTCGCCCGGGAGCTGGGCTGGGCCCCGCACCATACCGCCCGGAGCCTGTCGGGCCGGCGGGCGGGCATCGTGGGCCTGGCCATCTGCCGCCCGGCCCGGCTGCTCGGTCTCGAACCCTTCTACATGGAGTTCATCTCCGGCATCGAGAGCGTGCTGACGGAGCGCGGCTGTTCCCTGCTGCTGCGTCTGGTCCGGGACCTCGACGAGGAGATCGCCCTGTACGAGGAGTGGTGGAGGAGCAAGACGATCGGCGGGGCCATCCTGGTCGACTTCCAGCAGGAGGACCCGCGGGTCGCGCCGCTGCGGGCGCTGGGGCTGCCCGCGGTCGCCGTCGGGCACCCCTCCCTGACCGGCGGCTTCCCCTCGGTGTGGACGGACGACGCCACGGCGGCGGCCGACGCGGTGCGTTACCTGGCGGCGCTCGGCCACCGGCGTATCGCCCGCGTCGGCGGCCCCGCGGGGCTCGGGCACAGCGCGATCCGCGCGCGGGCGTTCGAGGCCACCATGGCGGAGCTCGGTCTCGACGGCCGCCGCCAGGTGTCGACGCGCTTCGCCGGTGAGGAGGGGGCCCGGGCGACCCGCGGGCTGCTGCTGGCGCGTGACCGCCCGACGGCGATCGTGTACGACAACGACATCATGGCCGTCGCCGGGGCCGCCGTGGCCGCGGAGATGGGACTCGTGGTGCCGGACGACGTGTCGTTGCTGGCCTGGGACGACTCGCAGCTGTGCCGGTTGACGCACCCGCCGCTGTCGGCCCTGAGCCATGATGTGCACCGCTTCGGCGCGGAGGTCGCGCGGGCTCTCTTCGAGGTCATCGAGGGGACCCGGAGCGGCGCCCTCCAGGTGCCGACGCCGTCCCTGGCGCCGCGGGGCTCCACGGGACCGCCCCGTTCACGGACCGGCACATGA
- a CDS encoding glycoside hydrolase family 2 protein yields MKDVTQLTEGWSLRHEDASLPARVPGCVHTDLLAAQVIPDPFIGRNETEIAWVGRQGWSYVTALTHDSTHERTDLVFEGLDTAAEITLAGEVLGTTRNMHRAYRFDITGRTGPLEVRFDSAYEEADRVRALTGERPNVYPEPFQYIRKMACGFGWDWGPTVVTAGMWRPVRLEHWSTARLAEVRPLVTVDGTTGHVELRLRAERTRRGAGRPLTVRAAVNGEGTESAGVVSFTGEEAVLRVEVPEARLWWPRGHGDQPLYELEVTLLDEEEGTLDVWRRRIGFRTVELDRSADAHGSGCTFVVNGVRIFARGVNWIPDDVLPSRITPERYRTRLRQAAEANVDLVRVWGGGIYEDDAFYDVCDELGLMVWQDFLFACAAYPEEQPLRGEVEAEARDNVVRLMAHPSLVVWNGNNENLWGFRDWDWEEPLAGDSWGEGYYLGVLPRIVAELDPTRPYMAGSPWSGSWDHHPNDPRHGTHHSWEVWNRRDYAEYRANVPRFVAEFGWQAPPALATLHRALPGERLAPDSPGMLHHQKAEDGNGKLNRGIARHFPLPEADFDRWHYLAQVVQARAVAAGIEHWRAHWPVCAGTVVWQLNDCWPVSSWAAIDGDGRLKPLHHELRRVYADRLLTLLPGEEGPVLAVDNQSGTPWHAEVTLRRVGADGTVLARAVLDVEAAPRSVARPALPAELVPAPGSADEFLVADADGLRALHFPVRDRDFAYPRARFDVRLEAVTGQDAAVDVVVTARTLVRDLLLQPDRIAPAARADRGLLTLLPGEEARIRVSGCGGLSPDGVERVRAALFSVAPE; encoded by the coding sequence ATGAAGGACGTCACCCAGCTGACCGAGGGCTGGAGCCTGCGCCATGAGGACGCGTCGCTCCCGGCCCGCGTCCCCGGCTGCGTCCACACCGATCTGCTCGCCGCACAGGTCATACCCGACCCCTTCATCGGCCGGAACGAGACCGAGATCGCGTGGGTGGGCCGGCAAGGGTGGTCCTACGTCACCGCGTTGACCCACGACAGCACGCACGAGCGCACGGACCTGGTCTTCGAAGGACTGGACACCGCCGCGGAGATCACCCTCGCCGGCGAGGTCCTCGGCACGACGCGCAACATGCACCGCGCGTACCGCTTCGACATCACGGGCCGCACCGGCCCCCTGGAGGTTCGCTTCGACTCGGCGTACGAGGAGGCCGACCGGGTCCGCGCGCTCACCGGGGAACGGCCGAACGTCTACCCCGAGCCCTTCCAGTACATCCGCAAGATGGCGTGCGGCTTCGGCTGGGACTGGGGCCCCACCGTCGTGACGGCGGGCATGTGGCGGCCGGTGCGCCTTGAGCACTGGTCGACCGCCCGGCTGGCCGAGGTCCGCCCGCTCGTCACGGTGGACGGTACGACCGGTCATGTCGAGCTACGGCTCAGGGCCGAACGCACGCGGCGGGGCGCCGGCCGTCCGCTGACCGTACGGGCCGCCGTCAACGGGGAGGGGACGGAGAGCGCGGGCGTGGTCTCCTTCACCGGCGAGGAGGCGGTCCTGCGTGTCGAGGTCCCCGAAGCACGGCTGTGGTGGCCGCGCGGCCATGGGGACCAGCCACTGTACGAGCTCGAAGTGACCCTGCTCGACGAGGAGGAGGGGACGCTCGACGTCTGGCGGCGCCGCATCGGCTTCCGTACCGTCGAGCTCGACCGGTCCGCCGACGCGCACGGCAGCGGCTGCACCTTCGTCGTCAACGGCGTGCGGATCTTCGCGCGCGGGGTCAACTGGATCCCGGACGACGTCCTGCCGTCCCGGATCACGCCGGAGCGCTACCGCACGCGGCTGCGCCAGGCCGCCGAGGCCAATGTCGACCTGGTGCGCGTCTGGGGCGGCGGCATCTACGAGGACGACGCCTTCTACGACGTGTGCGACGAGCTCGGGCTCATGGTGTGGCAGGACTTCCTGTTCGCCTGCGCCGCCTACCCCGAGGAACAGCCGCTGCGCGGGGAGGTGGAGGCGGAGGCGCGGGACAACGTCGTCCGGCTCATGGCGCACCCCAGCCTGGTCGTCTGGAACGGCAACAACGAGAACCTCTGGGGCTTTCGCGACTGGGACTGGGAGGAGCCGCTCGCGGGGGACTCCTGGGGGGAGGGCTACTACCTGGGCGTGCTGCCGCGGATCGTCGCCGAACTGGACCCGACGCGCCCGTACATGGCGGGCAGCCCGTGGTCGGGGTCCTGGGACCACCACCCCAACGACCCCCGGCACGGCACCCACCACTCGTGGGAGGTGTGGAACCGCCGGGACTACGCCGAGTACCGCGCGAACGTCCCGCGTTTCGTGGCCGAGTTCGGCTGGCAGGCGCCGCCCGCGCTCGCCACGCTGCACCGCGCGCTGCCCGGCGAGCGCCTCGCCCCCGACTCCCCCGGCATGCTCCACCACCAGAAGGCCGAGGACGGCAACGGCAAACTGAACCGGGGCATCGCGCGGCACTTCCCGCTGCCCGAAGCCGACTTCGACCGCTGGCACTACCTGGCCCAGGTGGTGCAGGCGCGGGCCGTGGCGGCGGGCATCGAGCACTGGCGGGCCCACTGGCCGGTGTGCGCCGGGACCGTGGTGTGGCAGCTCAACGACTGCTGGCCGGTGAGCTCGTGGGCCGCGATCGACGGGGACGGCCGGCTCAAGCCGCTCCACCACGAGCTGCGCCGGGTGTACGCGGACCGGCTGCTGACGCTGCTGCCCGGCGAGGAGGGGCCGGTGCTCGCCGTCGACAACCAGTCGGGCACCCCCTGGCACGCGGAGGTCACCCTGCGGCGGGTCGGCGCGGACGGCACCGTCCTGGCCAGGGCCGTACTGGACGTCGAGGCCGCGCCGCGCTCGGTCGCCCGCCCGGCGCTCCCGGCGGAACTGGTCCCCGCCCCCGGGTCGGCCGACGAGTTCCTCGTCGCCGACGCGGACGGGCTGCGCGCGCTGCACTTCCCGGTCCGCGACCGGGACTTCGCCTACCCGCGGGCCCGGTTCGACGTCCGGCTGGAGGCCGTCACCGGGCAGGACGCGGCCGTCGACGTGGTGGTCACCGCGCGGACCCTGGTGAGGGACCTGCTCCTGCAGCCCGACCGGATCGCCCCCGCCGCCCGCGCGGACCGAGGTCTGCTCACGCTCCTCCCGGGCGAGGAGGCCAGAATCCGGGTGAGCGGCTGCGGGGGCCTCTCCCCCGACGGCGTCGAGCGGGTCCGCGCGGCTCTGTTCAGCGTGGCCCCGGAGTGA